From the genome of Prevotella herbatica, one region includes:
- the rpmI gene encoding 50S ribosomal protein L35, whose protein sequence is MPKVKTNSGAKKRFTFTGTGKIKRHHAYHSHILTKKTKKQKRNLVHQTMVDQTNMKQVRDLLCLR, encoded by the coding sequence ATGCCAAAAGTTAAGACAAATTCCGGTGCGAAGAAAAGATTTACTTTCACCGGTACTGGTAAGATTAAAAGACATCATGCTTACCACAGTCACATTCTGACTAAGAAAACAAAGAAGCAGAAGAGAAATCTTGTTCACCAGACAATGGTTGACCAAACTAACATGAAGCAGGTTCGTGACTTGCTCTGCCTCCGTTAA
- the infC gene encoding translation initiation factor IF-3 encodes MKNDKLKNQYRANEQIRVREVRIVGEDGSEVIPTRKALDMARQQGVDLVEISPNAQPPVCRLIDYSKFLYQQKKHQKEMKQKQIKVEVKEIRFGPQTDEHDYQFKLKHAQEFLNEGNKVRAYVFFRGRSILFKEQGEVLLLRFANDLEGYGKVEQMPKLEGKKMFLYIAPKKIGVVKKSQQKLDREKRESGSDSAERVDNLVEDNNESND; translated from the coding sequence ATGAAGAATGACAAATTGAAAAATCAGTACCGTGCGAATGAACAGATACGTGTACGTGAAGTCCGAATTGTAGGAGAGGACGGGTCAGAAGTGATTCCTACACGAAAAGCTTTAGATATGGCGCGCCAGCAGGGAGTAGACCTTGTTGAGATATCTCCTAATGCGCAGCCTCCTGTTTGTCGTCTCATAGACTATTCAAAATTCCTGTATCAGCAGAAGAAACATCAGAAAGAGATGAAACAGAAGCAGATAAAGGTAGAGGTGAAAGAAATTCGTTTCGGGCCTCAAACCGATGAGCATGACTATCAATTTAAGCTGAAGCATGCACAGGAATTCCTAAATGAAGGAAATAAGGTTCGTGCTTATGTGTTTTTCCGTGGTCGTTCTATTCTTTTCAAGGAACAAGGTGAAGTTTTGTTACTCCGCTTTGCTAATGATCTTGAGGGATACGGTAAGGTAGAACAGATGCCTAAACTTGAAGGTAAGAAAATGTTCCTATATATTGCTCCAAAGAAAATTGGTGTTGTAAAGAAGAGCCAACAGAAGTTGGACAGGGAGAAGCGTGAGAGTGGGTCTGATTCAGCTGAAAGAGTTGATAATCTTGTAGAAGATAATAACGAAAGCAACGATTAA